ATAGGCACCGGTTTACCCGTCGCGGTGACGATTGGGTTAAATTCCGTGAGGATCTGATTGAGCTCTTGGAGCAGACAATTTCTGAGGAGTTATCCAAAGAATTCGCCGAAGCGACAGAGGAATGGGTTTCGGAACCCAATGCATAAAGGGTGTCTTCCTCACCATACCAATCATAGCTACTACGATGAAATTTAAAGCGTTCGATAAAAATTCAAGCAACGCTTAAGGAACAGCCCTCCTTATGTCAGACACAATCACCGATGCGCAAGCGTTGGAAAGCGAAGGTAAGCTTGCCGAAGCCATCCAAGCCTACGATAGCATCCTCAACACAACAGATGATACGTCAACGCTCGCACTCGCTAATTTTCGACTCGGAACAATTTATCGGACGTGGAGAGAACTCTTCACGGCGCAACGGTTTTTAGCGAAAGCACATCAACTCGCGCCAAGCGACACTGAGATTCGCGATGCGATTGAGGAACTCAACCAGCATTTTTCAGAGAATCGGGAGGTGATCGCTGAGGAGATGTCCCGTAAAAATAGCGATCAGATTGTATCGCTCTTCCGTATTGCGACGGGGATTAAGCTCATCACGATGGACAAAGCGGTTCAGGCGTATCCGTTACTGAAGAGCCGCACCAAGATATTTCCGAACGCTGCTGTCGCAAAGCATCTCCTCACCGATATCCAAATCACAGAGGAGGAGCGGAACTCAGCGATTGATTTCCTTTTGGAGAGAGATTGGCTCGTCAGCACTGGCGTCTCACTTTACACAATAGCAGAGAGCGGACTCTTTGTTTTTTATACGGAGCTTGCGCAGCTGCACGTCGCCAATGCAGCTTACCCGGAAGCGGGGACGTGTTATGAGCAGGCGTATTGGTTAAATCCGTCACAAGACCATCTACGCTACCAACAGGTTATCTGTTACGCCGAAGCAGAGGCATGGGACGCGGCAGTTGGGATGCTTGCACAACTTCCGACCGAAGTTCCTCAAGGCATAGACCTCGTGGCGTACCATTCCGCTGTCGCACAAAGTTACCACCACGCCTATCAGGCTACCCAAGATGAGAATATTAAACAGAAAGTGATCGAAGCGTGCGAGACGGTATTGCGTTTGGACAAAAAGGCGAGGGAGATTTCAAAACTGCTTGCGAGGTATCAAGATAAAAAGAGGTGGTGGCGTAGGTAGGATGCTTTATGGTAGTCCTCTAATTACGTATACATTCAAATAGTCGCGGGTTATCAGTTGTCAGAGGATGTGGTGGAGGAAGGCGTTGGGTACGAAGGCGGGGGGAGGATGCCGGGCAATTTGGGAGCCTCCCCCATAAGTCGGTGTGTTTATGAAGAACACACAAATTGTCCAAACTTTAGTAAATATGGTATCTACACACGCTACCTTTTATAATTAAAGACACGTTTTCTGTCCGAAAGGGTGCATAATGGGGAAAAATTTGAAATCGGTTATCAGAACGAGTTGGCTATATCCATTTGCTTCTCAAGCGAGATGTGGAACATGCCGCGATCGTAGGTTCCGGCGTAAAGTCGACCATTACTGATAACGAGAGAGGCAATAGGACTCTTGGGAACGTCTGAAGAAAGCAGTTCCCACCTGCTGTGCGGGTCTAAGCGATATGCCCCGCTATCACCGACACCGTAGAGTGTCGTGCCGTCTACGGCGAATTTGTCTATGACGGTATGAGTTCGGTTTTTATCGGTGATGACCCGCCAGTGTTCTCCAGTATGTGAGATGAGGACACCTGTGTCGGTTGCGATACAAATCGCTGAACCTGCGAAGGTCATGTCCTTGAAATGCGCAAAGGGGATCGGCAGCGTTGAGGTGATGTCTTTCCAGGAGTCTCCGCTGTCAAGGGATTGGAACAATTTTCCATTTGAACTACCGAAATAGACGATTTTGTCGGAAACAGCCACTGCAGATAGAATATCGATATCAACAAGTCCTGTGTCTGTCCATTCGGGATCGCCGGGTTTCCATTTAAAAAGCCTCCACTTGTATTCAGCATAAAATGTCCGACCACTGACAGCGAAGGCTCCAATGTGCGTGTATTTTTTCCTTTCTATATACCAATACCTTCGCCAAAAAAGTTGATTAAATAGGGTAAATATCCTAAAGTTATAAGTGAAACAAACTCTAACTTAAAAAGACAGGGGCTGGCGTTTTTTGCGGTGTCGCTGATCAGTGTCAAGCACCGACGTGCGTATCCGAAAAAAACGCTGAACATCTTGCGGCTATCGGTGCTATTCACTACACTTCACATCAAAAATGATGCCGCAGTTTCTGTCCGGTTTCCGTCAAACCGTGCTAACACTTGACAGACGAACATTTCTGTCGCCACTTTAAGTGTCACGCCGAGTGGAATGTCAAGGCTCTGACCATTTTCAGAGAGATACGGTCTTTCAGGGATATCCACAAGACGGTTTTGATACGTCCGAAGTTTTTCGGGTAGATGTTCCAGTAAAAGCGTCTGCCCATCAATGAGGTAAGCGGCACGTTCAATCACATTTTCCAACTCCCGCACATTTCCGGGCCACGGATAGCTTTTGAGGAGAACCCATGCACTTGGAGCAATTTGTGGAACTTCCGATTCATAGGACCCGCGATGTTTTTTCAGAAAGTGTGCTACTAACGGTTCAATATCCGCCTGTCGTCCTGCCAGCGGCGGCAGGGAAATAGAGGCAACCTCCAACCGATAGTAGATATCCTCACGAAAGAATCCATCTCTAACGGCTTGCAGGATATCTCTATTGGTAGCGGTTAAAATTCGGACATCCACTGGAATGGATTTTTCGCCACCGATGCGTTCAATCTCCTTTGCCTCAATCGCATGTAACAACTTCGGTTGCAGTGAAAGCGGCATCTCCGAGATTTCATCAAGGAACAGCGTTCCGTTATGCGCCCTTTCAAACTTACCGAATTTGTTGTAGAACTTCAAACATCTGTGGACTGTCGCCGATGATTTCACCGTAATCGCCACGTAATGTATTTCTTGCCATTTTAACGTGAGAGCCTCCTTACCCCTCTTTATAAGTTAAAGACACCGGTTTGATGGCAAAGGGTGCATCGGGGATACAAATTTCATATCCGCGCTGAGTTAGTATCGCGAGCACAGCTCGCTCCTACAGAAGAGGTCGGGAATCAGAGTTCCCTCCTACGGGAGAATTGAATGGCTCTGGCATGTTGTAAAAGAATAATTGACAAAAACAGATGCTTCTGATAAAGTATCACCATATATCGCATTTTCCTTTGTGAGTTTGCAAACTACGTCCTAAGATTTGTGGAGGATAAAAGATGCCAGCACGTTTAGCAATAGATGGCGGAACCCCCGTTATTGCCGATTCTGTACCCGGCGGAATGCACGGGCCCAGTGTGATAGATGCGCGTGAGATCAATGCTGTGACAGAGGTCTTGCGCAGTGGAAAACTTTTTCGATTCGTTGAGGATTCCAATGTAGCCAGTTTTGAGAAGGAGGCAGCGGCGTACCTTGGGACGAAACACGCGTTGATGGTGAACTCCGGGACCTCCGCAATCATCTGCGCACTGACTGGGCTCGGTGTCGGCCCGGGAGACGAGGTGATTGTTCCGGGCTACACTTTTATCGCCACTGCCGCTGCGATTGTCGGTGTGGGTGCGATTCCAGTCATAGCGGAAATCGACGATTCGCTCGGTTTAGATATTGCCGATGTGGAACGAAAAATTACACCCCATACGAAAGCTATCTTACCGGTCCACATGCAAGGTGTCCCGGGCCGACTTGAGGCGATTGTCGAACTCGCGCAGAAGCACAACCTCTTTGTTGTTGAGGATTGCTGTCAGTGTGTCGGCGGACAGTATAAAGGGAAATACGCTGGAACGTGGGGACACGCAGGTGCGTGGAGTCTTAACTACTACAAAGTCATCTCTTGCGGTGAAGGTGGGCTCGTCTTTAGCGATGACTACGACACCTATGAGCGCGCAGCCTTCGCAGCGGAACCGGGTTTACCGATGTGGATGAGTGATTCTGAATGGAAGAACAAACCTTTTTCTCGGCAGTGTTACCGAACGAGTGAAATTTTGGGGGCGATCGCACGCGTGCAGCTTTCAAAATTAGAGGACATCTTAGGACACACGCGCAGACTGAAAAAAGCGTTTACCGCGGAACTCGCTGAGACACCGAAAGGTTATATCCGTCAACATGTAGATGATCCGACCGGTGAGTGTGGTATTAGTGCCGCGATTATTGTGCGTGATGTGGAACTCGCGAAAAAATACGCCGAAGCGCTCAAAGGTGAGGGGCTGAACGCCGGCACGGCTTACAACGAAGGTTTCCCCGATCGGCATATCTATACCTATTGGGATTCTATTCTCTTCAAGCATTCGCCCGACGCTTCTGGATATCCGTGGAAAGATCCACGCTACACAGGAGATGTTGAGTACTCGCGGGATATGTGTCCACAGACGTTATCCATCCTCGGTCGTGCGTTGCGATTTGGGTTTAACGTGAATATGCAAGAGGAGCATGCGCGGTTGATGGCAGCCGCAATTAACAAAGTGGACGATTTTTTTAACGATTAAATCTGGGCATCGTTCCACTTCGTTCCACGATGGTTTTCGGTTAATTCCAACCGCTCCGGGGTCATCAAAGGTCTCTTAACGATTGGAATACTTCCGTAATAACAGAAGATCAACTCAGAAGCAAAGGGTTAAAGAGTCGTTAGAAAATAGGGATGACATAGGTGCGGCGCCCGACTTCAGTGAAACCGAGTTTCTGTGCCACGCGAAGTGAAGCGGCGTTGTCTTCACCACAACTCCAAGCCGGTACTTTCCCTTTTGCCTGAATCTCTCGAGCGACGAGGAATGCCGCAGCGGTCGCAAACCCTTTTCCACGCCACTGCTCGACTGTCGAAACACCGATGTCGGCATGTAGGTCAGTCTCCGCATAGGTATGCGCGATGGCGACGATATTACCATCCACAACGGCTCCCGCGGCGATCCCGTTTGTTAGCAGTGCTTCGTGCGTTTTGTAACCGTTTCCCTGGACTTCCGACGGAGCCTTTGCCAGACGCACAGTATCTTCTAATGTTAGAAGACGAACTGCCTCGTTTGAATAGCAATGGACAGGCTCCAAAAGGGCATGACAGACATCACCATAATAACGGATGGATGTGCCCCTGTCGGCTTCAATAAGTGCCCCGAGAGATGCAGCGCAGGTGCTCTCGACGTTGACACACCCCCATCCGTGGGTCTCTTTTAAAAGTTGCCATAACGCCTCGGCATCAGTGCCGAACCCACAGGGTTCGTCTGCACAAAACGCGTCGAAGACGAGCGCTGCGTTGACATCCGGCAGGCTGCCAGCAATGTAAGCATCGCACATCCCCTGCTTCAAGCGGGACGCGGAAATAACCGTCATGGGGGTGTCCCCGAGGCGATCCGCCAGCACAAAACATTCTTGGAACGTAAGTTTAATCATTTTTTTAACTATGGGAATCTGGTCACTGCTCCCTGTGCAAGCTTATAGAGGTTTACAGGACAATGTTTCGCAGTGGTTCTTAGTTAATTCCAACCGGGTCTAGGGGTTCAAAGGTTTCTGACTTCACCGGAGATCGTTGCGTAATGAAATTAGGTTCTCCTTAAATGGCATAATTTGTCTTTGCTTTACATTTGGAGCAACGCCCAGGAGTAATAAATTAAAAGATGAAAGTTACGATTTTAGGTTCAGGCACCTCAACAGGCGTTCCTGAGTATCAATGCAACTGCGAAACCTGCCAAGACGCGCGGGATGTCAACTCAAAAAACTACCGGACTCGTTCATCAATCCATATCGAAAAAGAGGGGAAGCACCTCCAATTCGACCTCGGTCCCAATTTCATGGATCAGATCGTTCGGAACCGGATTGAGCGGATAGATGCCGTTATCTTCACACACTCGCATGCCGATCATGTCAGTGGAACGAACGACATTGTGATGCCGTGCCGAAAACAGCAAATGGATATGCCCATCTACGGTCCTGAGCAGACGATTGGTATCCTACAACGCAACTTCGATTATATGTTTACAAAGGAGACGTTCCAAGGTGGTGGTGTCGGACATCTACTACCGAATGTGATTGAAGAAAAGGAACGACTGGCGTTGCATGGATTCGATATTATGCCAATTCCAGTTGAACACGGGAACGTTCCGACTTATGGCTATCGAATCGACGACTTCGGATACCTACCAGATGTGAAGCGATTGCCGAAGGCGTCGCAAGACCTACTGAATGGGGTTGACGTGCTGGTGATTGACGCGCTCAGTTTCAATCCGAGACATCCAACGCATCTTTCAGTCGGTGAAGCATTGGAAATCAGTGCGGCTTTAAAACCGAGGAAGACCTACTTCACGCATATTATGCACCGACTGGATCATCGGTATTTTCCGGAGCAGTGTAAAGAGATGGACATTGAACTCCCAGACGATGCCTATCTCGCGTATGATGGACAGGTAATTCAGCTATAGTATGTGCCTCGATCCGAAGACCGAGGCAACAGCCAGTGTTCTCTATCTACCGAACCCACCTTGTGGCGGTTTCCGTTGCTGCAGAATAACGCGGTCGTTTGCCTTGAGTCCGCTTTTGACGATCACGTGTGTTTCGTTCTGCATACCGGTTTCAACCTCTGTGCGTGTGCCTTTGCTGCTACCATCATCGAGCATAACGGCTTTTCCCTTCGACATATTAATCGTGGCGCGTATACCGTCTGCTTGCTTTTTACCTTTCACCAAAAGAGATAGCGTTGTTGGTCCCGGACGAATACCGCGTTGGGAACTATCAAGACTAATGGTAACATCGTTGGAACCCACATTTGCCACAGTGCCCCTGAAAATCTTTTCACTGACAGTCTGGACTTCAATCGGCTGATTTACCTTGTAGGGTTTGGTATTATCAACTTGCGCGGTGACAGTCGCCGAAGGCTCATTTATAAGGGCATCAATCGGTAGTAGGAGCACCCCTTTTTCTTCATAGGTAATGATATCGACATCTGCGCTCATGCCCGGACGCAGTTCCTCTGGGGACCCACTAACTTCTATCATCACCTCAAATGAAATGATGTTATCCTGTTCCGCCCCGCTGGGCGAAATTTCATAGACTGTTCCGTCGTATGTTTTTGTTTGGTAGGCATCTACCTTGATTTCTGCGCGGTGGTCGAGACGGAGACGCTCCATATCGACTTCGTTGATGAAGGTTTTGACGACCATTTTGGAAGGATCCACAATCGTCATAATGGGCGGACTCTGCGAGAAGGCAGAACGTCCAGACGTCACGATTTCCCCCTCTTCGAGTTCAAGGAGCGTAACAATTCCCGCCATAGGTGCCCTGATTGTGGTCCAATCAAGCCGTTCTTCTTCATTTTTTAGATTACTTTCCCTACGCAGTTTATTTGCTTCAGCACTGACCCTGGATTGCTGGGTTAGCAATTTTTCATTGTCGAAAGTCGATATGAGTTCTTGTAACCGAGTTTCGGAATTGTCGACACGGAGTTGTGCTTCCTCCTCTGACTTCTGCCGCATTTTTTTCAGGTTTTCGAGGTTTCGTTCCTCGTTCGCCAATATTGCCTCACGTGTTACGATGGCAGTCTCGCGTGTATTGATCGTTCGCTCTTGCGATGTGATCGATTGTTTCTGTGAGTCTACCCGTGTTATGGCATTTTCGTGTTGGACTTCAGCGTTGGCGTGCTGGGCTTGGGCGTCCTCTAATGCCTTTTTGGAAACCAGTCCCTTATCAAAGAGTTCCGTGTTACGATCGAGTTCTGATTTGGCGTTATCTAAGGAAACCTTTGCAGATCTGAGGGAGGCTTCATTTTCAGACAACGTAATTTTTGCCTGTGCAAGCGCGATGTCGGCTTGATCTAAGGCGATTGTATCCTGTGCAAGCGAGTTCTTAGTGGTCTGAACATTTGTTTCTGCCTGACTGACTTGTGTTATCGTTGTGGCTTTAGTGGTCTCAAGGTTGGCTTGAGCGATTTTCAGATCTGCATCCGCCTGCGTGAGTTCGCTGTCAAGCCGCTCGTTTTTGAGTTCTATGTTTAGTTCTGCTTGTCTGACCTGTGCTTTGGCAGCTGCGACATCCGCTTGTGCCTGTTTTTTCCCTTCTTGATAGAGTTCGGGATCCAGTTCCAGCAATATTTGGCCCTTTTCAACCCTATCGCTGTTTTGAACATGGAGTTTAATGATTTCGCCTTCCACGTTGGATTTTATTTCTACGTCGATGAGCGGTTCCAAGTTGCCTGTTGCGCTAATACGCATTTGGAAATCGCCACGTTCAACGACTTCAATTTTTTTATCCAGAGATGGATCTGTCCCGTTTTTCCCGCGGCCCAGGACGACCCAACCGATGGCAACGACGAGGACCAAAACAACGGCAGCAGCAATAATCACTTTCTTCAAGGGTAATTCCTCCTAGAGTAGTTGTTGGTCATCGGTGCGGTGAATCAGAATCAACGGTATGAATGCCTTATGGCATTCCCCGGGTATGAAGCCCTTATGGGCTTCCCCATCTGCGAAAGCAGACGAAGTCTGCGAACCGAGAACCATCCTCCAATAGACTAATCGGAACGGAGTGCTTCAACGGGTGTAAGTTTCGCCGCTTTGTTAGCCGGATAAAGCCCGAAGAAAACACCAATAGCCACAGAAACGAGTAATGCGATAATCATCGTTCCGAATGAAATCACTGAGGGCCAATTGCTTCCTTCCCAGACGAACCTGGAAATAAGAGCAGCTGTTCCTTGCCCCATGAATATACCAGCAATTGCGCCGATAATACCCCCGCCAAGGGTCAGCACGGCAGCTTCAACCAGAAACTGTGCCAGGATGTCGTTACGGGTTGCGCCGAGTGCTTTACGCAGCCCGATTTCCTTCGTCCTGTCGGTTACAGAGACAAGCATAATGTTCATTACGCCGATCCCCGCGACCATCAGCGCGATGCCAGCAATACCACCCATCAGGGCTTTCATCACTAACCCCACTTTTCTGGCAGTTGCCAACTCCTCTGTAGCTGTCCAATAGTTATATTCTTCACCTGTATTGTTATGTTGTCTTCCCAAGATCCGTTTGGCGTCGGCTATAGCGATTGGAATCGTATCCACGTCAACTGCTTCTACGCGAAGGCGTTCAATGTCATCTCTGCCCTTAAAACGTTGTTGAAGCGTTGTTATGGGAATAATAAAACGGTCATCCCAGCCAGAAGTGTCCATCGCATCGCCTTTCTCTTCCATGACACCGATGACCTTCAGACGCACCTCATAAAGCCCACTTCTACCTCTCCACCGGAAGGATTGACGCGAGGCTTTAATCTCTTTTCCAACGGGATCTTCGCCGAGAAAAACCTCTTCGGCGACCTTGGAACCGATAACAGCGACACTACTCGCCTCTTCCACTTCTTCGGCTGTAAAGAATCTACCCTCCGATGGGTACCAGTTGTGCGAACGATCGTATCCTGCGGTTGAAGCGACGATACGAGATTCTTTTGTGCGTCCTTTATAATTCACGGTCCAACCGGGCATATCATCTTCGGCGACGACATTGACGATTCCTCTGGCTCTATCAAGGATTGCAAACGCATCTTCGGTTTCCAGATCTTCAGCGCGGTTTCTTTGCCATCGGCTTCTTCCACGCACAGCTGATCCAGCGGCGCGGCTCAAGGTTCCCGACTGTTTGTCCCAGTCATCTTTATAGATTTCGATCATTTTCGTGCCGCCCGTCCGTTCAATTTCTCGTAAGACCATGGCACTCGAGCCATCGCCGACGGATACCATACTGACAACAGACCCTACACCGACGATAATCCCTAAAATTGTCAGTGCGGAGCGGAGCGGGTTCCGCCGTAGACTGGAAATGCCTAAAATAACACACTCCATCAAATTCATGTGGATTGCCTCCTAATCAGCCCTAAGTGCCTCAATTGGTGAGAGTCCAGAAGCTTTTATTGCTGGATACAGCCCAAAAGAGATGCCAATTATCGCTGAAAATGATACTGAAATCAATATCCATTCCGTGGAGATAACCGAGGGCCATTCGGGAACGATCTGGACGATGTTGACGGCGAGCATCGCCATCCCTTCGCCGGCAAACAAACCCAATACAACCCCCAGGGCACCGCCTACACTACACATCG
This window of the Candidatus Poribacteria bacterium genome carries:
- a CDS encoding DegT/DnrJ/EryC1/StrS family aminotransferase, coding for MPARLAIDGGTPVIADSVPGGMHGPSVIDAREINAVTEVLRSGKLFRFVEDSNVASFEKEAAAYLGTKHALMVNSGTSAIICALTGLGVGPGDEVIVPGYTFIATAAAIVGVGAIPVIAEIDDSLGLDIADVERKITPHTKAILPVHMQGVPGRLEAIVELAQKHNLFVVEDCCQCVGGQYKGKYAGTWGHAGAWSLNYYKVISCGEGGLVFSDDYDTYERAAFAAEPGLPMWMSDSEWKNKPFSRQCYRTSEILGAIARVQLSKLEDILGHTRRLKKAFTAELAETPKGYIRQHVDDPTGECGISAAIIVRDVELAKKYAEALKGEGLNAGTAYNEGFPDRHIYTYWDSILFKHSPDASGYPWKDPRYTGDVEYSRDMCPQTLSILGRALRFGFNVNMQEEHARLMAAAINKVDDFFND
- a CDS encoding GNAT family N-acetyltransferase: MIKLTFQECFVLADRLGDTPMTVISASRLKQGMCDAYIAGSLPDVNAALVFDAFCADEPCGFGTDAEALWQLLKETHGWGCVNVESTCAASLGALIEADRGTSIRYYGDVCHALLEPVHCYSNEAVRLLTLEDTVRLAKAPSEVQGNGYKTHEALLTNGIAAGAVVDGNIVAIAHTYAETDLHADIGVSTVEQWRGKGFATAAAFLVAREIQAKGKVPAWSCGEDNAASLRVAQKLGFTEVGRRTYVIPIF
- a CDS encoding ABC transporter permease, which encodes MNLMECVILGISSLRRNPLRSALTILGIIVGVGSVVSMVSVGDGSSAMVLREIERTGGTKMIEIYKDDWDKQSGTLSRAAGSAVRGRSRWQRNRAEDLETEDAFAILDRARGIVNVVAEDDMPGWTVNYKGRTKESRIVASTAGYDRSHNWYPSEGRFFTAEEVEEASSVAVIGSKVAEEVFLGEDPVGKEIKASRQSFRWRGRSGLYEVRLKVIGVMEEKGDAMDTSGWDDRFIIPITTLQQRFKGRDDIERLRVEAVDVDTIPIAIADAKRILGRQHNNTGEEYNYWTATEELATARKVGLVMKALMGGIAGIALMVAGIGVMNIMLVSVTDRTKEIGLRKALGATRNDILAQFLVEAAVLTLGGGIIGAIAGIFMGQGTAALISRFVWEGSNWPSVISFGTMIIALLVSVAIGVFFGLYPANKAAKLTPVEALRSD
- a CDS encoding HlyD family efflux transporter periplasmic adaptor subunit, producing MKKVIIAAAVVLVLVVAIGWVVLGRGKNGTDPSLDKKIEVVERGDFQMRISATGNLEPLIDVEIKSNVEGEIIKLHVQNSDRVEKGQILLELDPELYQEGKKQAQADVAAAKAQVRQAELNIELKNERLDSELTQADADLKIAQANLETTKATTITQVSQAETNVQTTKNSLAQDTIALDQADIALAQAKITLSENEASLRSAKVSLDNAKSELDRNTELFDKGLVSKKALEDAQAQHANAEVQHENAITRVDSQKQSITSQERTINTRETAIVTREAILANEERNLENLKKMRQKSEEEAQLRVDNSETRLQELISTFDNEKLLTQQSRVSAEANKLRRESNLKNEEERLDWTTIRAPMAGIVTLLELEEGEIVTSGRSAFSQSPPIMTIVDPSKMVVKTFINEVDMERLRLDHRAEIKVDAYQTKTYDGTVYEISPSGAEQDNIISFEVMIEVSGSPEELRPGMSADVDIITYEEKGVLLLPIDALINEPSATVTAQVDNTKPYKVNQPIEVQTVSEKIFRGTVANVGSNDVTISLDSSQRGIRPGPTTLSLLVKGKKQADGIRATINMSKGKAVMLDDGSSKGTRTEVETGMQNETHVIVKSGLKANDRVILQQRKPPQGGFGR
- a CDS encoding MBL fold metallo-hydrolase, whose protein sequence is MKVTILGSGTSTGVPEYQCNCETCQDARDVNSKNYRTRSSIHIEKEGKHLQFDLGPNFMDQIVRNRIERIDAVIFTHSHADHVSGTNDIVMPCRKQQMDMPIYGPEQTIGILQRNFDYMFTKETFQGGGVGHLLPNVIEEKERLALHGFDIMPIPVEHGNVPTYGYRIDDFGYLPDVKRLPKASQDLLNGVDVLVIDALSFNPRHPTHLSVGEALEISAALKPRKTYFTHIMHRLDHRYFPEQCKEMDIELPDDAYLAYDGQVIQL